One Solirubrobacter pauli DNA segment encodes these proteins:
- a CDS encoding methyl-accepting chemotaxis protein, with protein MLLLVLPAVVVAVGALTLLSVSRATSHETDSAYQTLSERTQAEAARVETQVSAQKRLAASAAADIDATLGLDNKAAYGLLSGQLATNELAEAIIAYVPPGSYTGTLAGPLAGSVPAVARAEGKITPFPIGKFDPKSPDLAAQKANPGTIAAEPIVYEGDPKGTFTAPVRRNGEVVGYVLVGGPLKTIFAPVAKIKVLDSGHALAVSAKGMVVAARDSKLNGKATLAKLAVEKQNPDLKTISDAVAAGKGGQLETTDPFTGKRSVVTWSPITSAGWSVITSVPVDEVLAPVHSLRNQMLLLALLALVAIGGVLVFVATRLTRPIVAVTEAAERLADGDVDVQLSTGERDDEVGRLSTAVGRTVEYLREKATLAEQVAGGDLTVDAKPRSERDLLGNAFTKLVNDLRDVVGRVTGTAGEVSAASHQMASTSEEAGRAVHEIASAIGDVAEGTNIQVQKVESVREAAERAAETARDSAGQAADAAERASRAHAVSVEGLGAADEASAAMRALAASSEDVTDAIQQLAAKSDRIGGIVDTITGLAEQTNLLALNAAIEAARAGEQGRGFAVVAEEVRKLAEESQAAAGQISGLVGEIQTETGSVVEMVHGTAERTRGGTETVERARQAFQEIGTAVEDVSARVRQISSGVEELSRESATMAEDIVGVATVAESASASSEQVSASTQQTSASTQEIAASARELADSAETLEQLVATFRL; from the coding sequence CAGAAGCGGCTCGCCGCCTCGGCGGCGGCCGACATCGACGCCACGCTCGGCCTCGACAACAAGGCGGCCTACGGGTTGCTCAGCGGCCAGCTGGCCACCAACGAGCTCGCCGAGGCGATCATCGCCTACGTGCCACCCGGCTCTTACACGGGCACGCTGGCGGGCCCGCTCGCCGGCTCCGTTCCCGCCGTCGCGCGCGCCGAGGGCAAGATCACGCCGTTCCCGATCGGCAAGTTCGACCCCAAGTCGCCCGACCTCGCCGCGCAGAAGGCGAACCCGGGCACGATCGCCGCTGAGCCGATCGTCTATGAGGGCGACCCCAAGGGCACGTTCACGGCCCCGGTGCGCCGCAACGGCGAGGTCGTCGGCTACGTGCTGGTCGGCGGTCCGCTCAAGACGATCTTCGCGCCGGTCGCGAAGATCAAGGTGCTCGACAGCGGCCACGCCCTCGCGGTCAGCGCCAAGGGCATGGTCGTCGCCGCTCGCGACTCCAAGCTCAACGGCAAGGCGACGCTGGCCAAGCTCGCCGTGGAGAAGCAGAACCCGGACCTGAAGACGATCTCCGACGCCGTCGCGGCCGGCAAGGGCGGCCAGCTGGAGACGACCGACCCCTTCACCGGCAAGCGCTCGGTCGTCACGTGGTCGCCGATCACGTCGGCCGGCTGGTCGGTCATCACCTCCGTGCCGGTGGACGAGGTCCTCGCGCCCGTCCACAGCCTGCGCAACCAGATGCTGCTGCTCGCCCTGCTCGCGCTCGTCGCGATCGGCGGCGTGCTCGTGTTCGTCGCCACGCGCCTGACGCGTCCGATCGTGGCCGTCACCGAGGCCGCGGAGCGGTTGGCCGACGGCGACGTCGACGTCCAGCTGTCGACCGGCGAGCGCGACGACGAGGTCGGGCGCCTCTCGACCGCCGTCGGGCGCACCGTCGAGTACCTGCGCGAGAAGGCGACGCTCGCCGAGCAGGTCGCCGGTGGCGACCTGACCGTCGACGCCAAGCCCCGCTCGGAGCGCGACCTGCTCGGCAACGCGTTCACCAAGCTCGTGAACGACCTGCGCGACGTCGTCGGCCGCGTCACCGGCACCGCCGGTGAGGTCTCCGCCGCGTCGCACCAGATGGCGTCGACCTCCGAGGAGGCCGGCCGCGCGGTCCACGAGATCGCGAGCGCGATCGGCGATGTCGCCGAGGGCACCAACATCCAGGTCCAGAAGGTCGAGTCGGTGCGGGAGGCGGCCGAGCGGGCCGCCGAGACCGCGCGGGACAGCGCGGGTCAGGCGGCCGACGCCGCCGAGCGCGCCTCGCGCGCCCACGCCGTCTCCGTCGAGGGTCTCGGAGCCGCCGACGAGGCGTCCGCCGCGATGCGCGCGCTCGCCGCCTCCTCCGAGGACGTCACCGACGCGATCCAGCAGCTCGCCGCGAAGTCCGACCGCATCGGCGGCATCGTGGACACGATCACCGGCCTCGCCGAGCAGACGAACCTGCTCGCGCTCAACGCCGCGATCGAAGCCGCCCGCGCCGGCGAGCAGGGCCGCGGCTTCGCGGTCGTCGCCGAGGAGGTCCGCAAGCTGGCCGAGGAGTCACAGGCCGCGGCGGGCCAGATCTCCGGGCTGGTCGGCGAGATCCAGACCGAGACCGGCAGCGTCGTGGAGATGGTCCACGGCACCGCCGAGCGCACGCGCGGCGGCACCGAGACGGTGGAACGCGCCCGGCAAGCCTTCCAGGAGATCGGCACGGCCGTCGAGGACGTCTCCGCGCGTGTCCGGCAGATCTCGTCCGGCGTCGAGGAGCTCTCCCGCGAGTCGGCGACGATGGCCGAGGACATCGTCGGCGTGGCCACGGTGGCCGAGTCGGCCAGCGCCTCGAGCGAGCAGGTGTCCGCCTCCACGCAGCAGACGAGTGCCTCGACCCAGGAGATCGCTGCCTCCGCGCGCGAGCTCGCCGACAGCGCTGAGACGCTCGAGCAGCTCGTCGCCACGTTCCGCCTGTAA